A window of the Vicinamibacteria bacterium genome harbors these coding sequences:
- a CDS encoding uroporphyrinogen-III synthase — MSARPMVVVTREEGPEASLSGWLKAGGLEVFFLPTISIQPPSDGRPLEEALQELSGFDWLAFTSAHAVEALCRRPGWPRAWAAAARRPRLAVVGPATAAALFGCGLLADLQPAEAGARALAAALLAAAEGRPLRVLWPRSDLARPELREALTAGGARVVDPVAYQTGSAPPAPVAEFSRLLDEGRIAAVCFLSPSSATNLAAILGGADLAHLSGRTRIASIGPTTSAALKSLGAPPDLEAAERSARNLAQALVLLLSPQQGVAP, encoded by the coding sequence ATGTCCGCCCGGCCCATGGTCGTGGTCACCCGGGAGGAGGGGCCGGAGGCCTCCCTCTCGGGCTGGCTCAAGGCGGGGGGCCTCGAGGTCTTCTTCCTGCCCACGATCTCCATCCAGCCCCCGTCCGACGGGCGTCCCCTCGAGGAGGCGCTTCAGGAGCTTTCGGGATTCGATTGGCTCGCCTTCACCAGCGCCCACGCGGTGGAGGCCCTCTGCCGTCGACCGGGGTGGCCGCGGGCGTGGGCGGCGGCCGCTCGGAGGCCGCGGCTGGCTGTCGTGGGGCCGGCCACGGCCGCCGCCCTCTTCGGTTGCGGCCTCCTCGCGGACCTCCAGCCGGCGGAGGCAGGGGCCCGGGCGCTCGCGGCGGCCCTCCTCGCCGCGGCGGAGGGGAGGCCGCTCCGCGTCCTCTGGCCCCGCTCCGACCTCGCTCGACCCGAGCTTCGCGAGGCGCTCACGGCGGGGGGCGCGCGCGTCGTCGACCCCGTCGCCTACCAGACCGGGTCCGCCCCGCCCGCCCCGGTCGCGGAGTTCTCCCGGCTCCTGGACGAGGGACGCATCGCCGCCGTTTGCTTCCTCTCCCCCTCGAGCGCCACCAATCTGGCCGCGATCCTCGGCGGGGCCGACCTCGCACACCTCTCGGGGCGCACGCGGATCGCCAGCATCGGGCCCACCACCTCCGCCGCCCTCAAGTCGTTGGGTGCGCCCCCCGACCTGGAAGCGGCGGAGCGTTCGGCCCGAAACCTCGCCCAGGCGCTCGTGCTTCTTCTCTCCCCTCAGCAAGGAGTCGCCCCATGA